The Mesorhizobium sp. M3A.F.Ca.ET.080.04.2.1 genome contains the following window.
GCTCAACATCACCCGGCTCACGGTTGAAGATCCCGATGGCAACATCAACACGGTTCGGCTGTCCACGGCAGCCTACCTGCAGATCGTTGCGGCGACCAACTACAAGCAGCGCATCCGCAAGATGACCGAATATTACCACGCGGATCGCCTTGGCTACGCGGTAGCTGGAACGCCCAACCGGCTCGAATTCGACCAGGGCTTCTTCGTCAAGCAAGGCGACGGCATCGCCGACGTGATGCCGATCGTGCACCTCTACAAAACCCAGGTTTACCAGCTGGCGGAATATCTCGGCGTGGATGAAGAAATCCGGCGCAGGCCGCCGACCACCGACACGTTCTCCATGGCGCAGAGCCAGGAGGAGTTCTATTTCGCGCTGCCCTACCAGCTGACCGATCTATGCCTCTACGGCGTGAACCACGGAGTGTGTGCGGACGAGGTGGCGGCGGCTTCGGGCCTCACCGGCGGCCAGGTCGAGAAGGTCTTCAAGGACATCGAAGCCAAGCGTCGGGCCGCGCGCTATCTGCATGCCCGGCCCTTGCCGTCCGTGCCGATGGACCTGGACTGACCCCGATGTGCGGGATCGCCGGAATATTGGCGCTGAATGCCACCGCTGAACCGCCTTCGCGCGAAGCCCTGTTGCGCATGGCTGGTGCGCTTGCGCATCGCGGCCCCGACGAGCGGGGCCTGTACCGGGACAGACGTGCAGGGCTGGCGCATGCCCGTCTGTCGGTCGTCGATCTTCAGCTTGGGCAACAGCCCCTTGCCGACGCCAGTGGCCTGACGTGGATCGTCTTCAACGGCGAGATTTTCAACTACCTCGAACTGCGCGACAGACTGATCGTTCTCGGTCATCGGTTCCGCACCCGCAGCGATACCGAAGTCGTCCTGCACGCCTATCAGCAGTGGGGCGAGGCCGTCTTCGAGCGCATGAACGGTCAATGGGCGCTGGCAATCTGGGACGCCGTTGCCGGTCGGCTGGTATTGTCGCGCGATCGCTACGGCATTTGCCCGCTGCATTGGTGCGAGCAT
Protein-coding sequences here:
- the nadE gene encoding NAD(+) synthase — its product is MISRFTKDVLALDAAAEAERIVTATREQVLVTLRRRGVVVGLSGGIDSSVVASLCVRAFGRDKVLGIFMPERDSSGDSLRLGRVVAAQLGIDTLVEDIAPALDAIGAYRRQSEAIRSVVPDYDQGWKCKLVLTPVLKSQGLNITRLTVEDPDGNINTVRLSTAAYLQIVAATNYKQRIRKMTEYYHADRLGYAVAGTPNRLEFDQGFFVKQGDGIADVMPIVHLYKTQVYQLAEYLGVDEEIRRRPPTTDTFSMAQSQEEFYFALPYQLTDLCLYGVNHGVCADEVAAASGLTGGQVEKVFKDIEAKRRAARYLHARPLPSVPMDLD